The Methanocella arvoryzae MRE50 DNA window GTGCAAGGCTGTCGCAGGAAGCTTTACAGCGTAAAGTAAAAACATGGGATCAGTATGTACAACAATTCCTCTCGATTCTCGACTCACGGACGGTTATGTTGAATGTCAATGGTAAAAAAATGAGAGATGTTATGGTAAGTAAAAGCTGGGAAAACATTCTCTACGAGAATTGTTTGTGCGACAACTGGCAGATGAACCACTCCGAACGATTAGCTATCCTCGGAGTTCTATCGCGCATTAAACCGACCTGCTGTATTGAAGTCGGAACGTATAAAGGAGGTAGCTTATCGCTCATCTCGCAATACTCTGACATTGTCTTCTCTATAGACATCGATCCGGGTATCCCTGAAAAATTTGGGTACTTTGACAATGTGCGATTCCTGACGGGGCCATCATCGGTACTTCTGCCCGCACTGTTAAAGTGCCTGGACGAGGAAAACTTACCTGTAGACTTTATCCTGATTGATGGTGATCACTCTGCTGAAGGCATTAAAAGGGATATCGAATCTGTGCTGGCATACGTTCCCAAGAAACCCTTGTTTGTCATGATGCACGACAGCTTCAACCCAGAGTGCCGCAGGGGTATGATAGAAGCTCCATGGGATAAATCACCGTACGTGGAGTGGGTTGACATCGACTTTATCCCTGGTCGAGTTATCGAGGCTGACCCTGCTTCAAGAGGGGAAATGTGGGGAGGGCTGGCACTGGCCTATCTGAAACCTGCCATTCGACAACAGCCGCTATGTATCAACCAGTCTTCGAGCGGTGTTTTTGAACACCTGAAAACCCAGAGTCTGTTCAAGTAGTCCCAATAATGGGAGATAGTCTTCATGGGAAAAAAAATTATAATATGCTGTAATGCGTATCCCCCAAATTTTATTGGCGGGGCTGAGCTTGTTGCACATCAACAGGCAAAAGCGCTGGTAAAAATGGGAAACGATGTAATCGTTTTTACCGGTGACACAAAAACCTGCGGCGAGAGGCAGTCTCTACGGAAAGAGGTGTACGACGGTCTCACAGTCTACCGTATACACCTGACTCCTCAGGACTACAATAACGAATTCGTCAACTTTTCTCATCCAAAAGTCGATGAATATTTTAAAACCCTGATGGATGACTTCAGGCCGGATATAGTACACTTCCATAACCTTATCGGGCTCTCTGTAGGTATCATTCACATCGCCAAGCAAAAGGGTGCTAAAACTGTTTTAACCCTTCACGATCACTGGGGCTTCTGCTTTAAAAATACGATTATTAAACGCAATTCAACGATATGTACAGATTATTCACGCTGTGAAGAATGTATGCCTATAATACCTGGTGAAAACCATGAAAATATTCCGATCAGGATGAGAAAAGACTTCATCAGGCTGCAGATGCACGATATCGATGCGTTCATATCTCCCAGCAACTATCTTGCCAGCCGGTACATTGAGGCGGGTTTACCCCGAGAAAAATTTAATGTTATCTGGAATGGAATCGATGTCGAGCGTTTCTACCGGCTACAAAAAATACCGTGTAAAGGCCGCATCAGGTTTACTTTTATTGGTTACTTTGGACACCATAAAGGCATCAACACCTTGATCGAGGCGCTTGGATACCTCAAAGATACTAACAAATTTTTTGTTAACCTAGTAGGAAGTGGCGATCAAATGGACCTTCTAAAGCGGCAGGTGGCTACGATGGGCTTGGTTAACACAGTCAAATTTTGGGGCCGGGTTGATAATATCGATGATGCATACCGGGAAACCGATGTTTTCATCCTGCCCTCTATATGGCCGGAGAATCAACCGGTCACTATAACCGAAGCGATGGCTGGCAGGATCCCTGTCATTGCCTCAAACAACGGGGGTGTTTCTGAATTAATAGATGATGGGGTGACCGGATATCTATTTAAGACTGGCGATGCAGCGGATCTATCCCAGAAAATGGCGGAGTTTATCAAGGACCCCGGGAAAATATGCAACTTTGGTGAAAATGCATACGCTAAGATTGTCAGCAACACAACCGAGCGTCAGGTCTCTAAAATTGTAGAGTTATATGATCGCATATCTCATCATTCTGCTTCCGTCGATAACCGTTTCTCGATATTCGCCTGCTGCGGAAAACGTCTGAACTCTCACTCTCTGAATGCAATTCAAATGCTCTCCACAGATGATAATGATCAAACATTTTTCATCGTAATGAGCAGCTGGCTTCAGGCTGATCAGATCGAAAATTCAAAATTCTTCTGGGTAGTCGGAGATATCCAGGATATGAGTACATTGGATTACGCTCTATCTAAAAGTATTCCGCTCCTTGTTCCTGCGGATGACAGTACGCTGAAAGGTTTGTGCCGTTCAGGTAACTGCGGCCTTTATTATGAAGATGCTTTTGAGGCGGTTGCCTGTATAGAATTATTTACTACAAATGAGCCTGTCCGGGCAGCCTTAGGGTATAATGGTAAACGGTATGTGAACATCTCAAAAAATTGCATTTAAACTTTTTACTCATCACAGCAGCTTTTTAAAAAGGTATCCTTTGATACAGTAATTCCTATCTACTTAAGTTCTACCCAATCCCAGGCAATGGCAATGGGTCTCGGGTCATCGCTAACTCCTGCTTCTCTGGGGGACGTGGTATCACCATATTTAAAAGTGATTGTGTTATACCCATTTTCCACAATGTATTCACGAGATATTTCTACCGTATACTGATTCCATCCTTCTGTTATACTTATCTGACCGACGTAATTGTTATTCACATATATCTCAATCATCCTGTTCGAAGAGTCATACAGGAATGGTAAACATTTCATAGTTAGCGTTATAGTCTGGGATGAATTGTCCAAAAACTGTGTCGATACAATAAATAACTCTGATTGATTGCCCGATGACCAAACAATATCAAGTTCGTCGGACCACTTCTCCGGAGACGAAAATCCAGTACGCAGACATGGACTATACTTGTATTTTCCAATATCTATATATAATGTTTTATTAGCTTCAATAAAAGAAGTACCTCTAATCGCAAATGCTAACTGACGGTCATCGTTACTAACTGTTCCCTCAACATCGCAGGGTCGTATATTGTCTTCATTTGAAAACATCTTGATGGTATTATCACCCGGGACCAGGTTTACTGGTATGGTAATAACAGAATACTCTGGGCTTACTATCGATTCATATACTGTGGCATTATTTAATTCTACGAACAAATGCCGAGGTTTGTTTATCGATCGTATCTCAAAGCAAAATACGCCCTGACATTCGGTAGGTGAATAAATCCAAATTTCCGAATCATTGGTCATCCACCGGAAAAAATTACCATCATATTCTGGGTAATAAAAACCTGTACTCGCAAATGGCTCAAGATATAAATTTGTCTGATAAAGGCTGACATTATCATGTTTTTGGTAAATATCATATGAACGATGATATTTCTGGACTACTACTGGATCTGCGATCGATAGGGGGATGTCACTAACAATAGTAGAAGTATTCTTATTTAAAATATTGGCATACTTCGGTAAATTATAATGTGCGTTAAAATTTGGCAGGTAGTATTGGAAATGTCTGTATGAATCTGTGGCAACTAACATTGTATCATGTGGCGAATAATTGTATTTTATATAATCACAAGCTTGAATTGGCGCGGGTGTAATATTTGAAAGCAAATATGCATGGCTGAGCGCTTGGTATGCCATGATAATAACTGCGATCGAAGCGCACACATATATAATTTTCTTTATGTTACTATATCTTATGTTGTCAGTTAACCATACTATTGATGCACCAAATATAATTGAAAGTGGTGCGAATATCGGGAGGAGATATCTGGAAATATAAAGCTGATATATGGAAATATATACTAATGATGCTATTACTATCCATAGTATTAATAACGTACTATTCTTTTCTATATGTTTAATAGTTATTACATTCTTTCTTATGGCGATTACTCCAGCCATAATCACAATAGCTGCGAATATCAGTATACTGATAGTCCATCCATCCAGTAATATAGTAAAATAATTTTCTATCGTTTTTACTGTATATACGAATCTTTCTATAGCATCGATTTGTGTCCTTGCCAGACGTAGGTAATTTATAACTCCCCCACTTAGCAGTGAAGCCGGTACAAACCAAATCAAGCCCCCTATTGCAGCAAAAATTATTGATTTTATTATTGGTACTATCTCTTTTTTCCAGTACAGAAATGCTATTAGTAGTATGGCTACCAGAATAAAATTTTGTGGCCTAATTCCAACTGCATATGTTGCTAGAAACGCCCCTATATATAATAATTTGTTAGATCTCAAGCCGATATACAAACAATATACTGATGCAGTTAAAAACATTAAAAATACAATATCAGTCATTGCTATGATACTGAATACAAGATGGGCCGGAGTAAGAGAAATAATGATAGCTGATATGATCCCAACTTTTTCATTATACATCTCTTTTCCTAGGAGATATGTAAAAACAACTGATAAAGCTCCAGAAAACACGCTAAGCATATTTAATGTTAGCGTATCGTTTTGAAGTATCCAATTTATTACTGTGGCAAGGAATACATAACTCGGGTATCCTGGAGGATGTGGTTGATGAATCTCTAAGTTAAATTCGTGTAAACTCAGAGCATATTGAACGCTGTCCCATTCGTCTAAATACTTGGATACTAGAAATAACCGAATCAGAAGTGCAATGGAAAATAGCACCGTTACTATTATTAAATTTTTTCTATTAATTTGACTATGCATTTTTATAGTACCTGTGTGTTCTTTTAGCTATTGATATTTAAACATATCCATTCTAAAAACTCGTATTCGATATGATGAATAGGAGATTTTTCCAAATGATGATCGTGCTTCACTCGGCAGATGGTCGAAGCCGAGAATCCACATTTTATATGTGTCACTGCGGAGCATTCTTACCAGTTCGCGAACGCTCGGTAAATTTGCCAGCTCCATATGGGGAATTGCTCGTAGCAAGGCGATCCGACTATACTGGGGAGGTCTGCCCATCTTATTATTTTTCTCAAGGTACTGGAAACGCTGATAGTCAACTGCCTCCAGCATTACGAGACACACGTCAGAAAGAATTTTCTATGTCAATCGAAGCAATAAACGAGCATATACCAGCCTGTAACAACGTTTTTACTATTCATAAAAATGCCAATGGCTGCAATACCCTTATACTTGCTCTCGACTTACGCGAAAGTCACTGCTAATTAGTCTATGACTGGGTAATTAAGTTGAATATTATAAAGGAATCTATATTATTTATATTTACCAATAAAAAATAGAAATATACATTAATCTTTATATTTTCTTATCGTTACGAAAGAAGTTTACGAAATGGTATAAATACTTGAGGCTATTTTAATAGATATGTGTATAGCCTTTTTGGTAATAATCTAAAAAGTGCATATAATAATTTGAGTAAGATGGTTCCTGAAGAGATTAGATATATCTTATTACTCTTCATTCTTTCAAGGTTCATACTTATAATCATCGGTTGTTACTCTCGACTCAGATATTGTGGTAGTGATTTTTTTCACTTTACCGATTTTATATGGCTTAACGTCTGGGGTGTATATGATTCGGGTTGGTATGTGAGTATAGCTAATAATTGGTACTCTAGCCATCTATCTACTTATCCAACAACGTTGAATCAGGGTAATTATGCTTTCTTTCCTCTATACCCTTTACTGATGAAGCTTATAGGAAGTATTATTGGCAGCACATTTATTGCTGGACTTATCATTTCGAATATAACATTATTAATCGCATGCTTTTTCCTCTATAAACTTATCCTCATCGAGAACGACCCGACAATAGCAAAAAAAGCTATAAAATACACTTTTCTTTTCCCTGTAGCATTCATTTATTCTGGGGTATTTACTGAATCACTTTATCTGGCTTTACTTATTATGTGTTTTTACTATGCGAGAAAAGAACAGTGGCATATCGTAGGACTACTCGGCTTATTTCTTTCGCTTACCCGATCACTCGGTGTTTTTGTCATTTTTCCCATGTTGTTAGAGTATCTTGCCATAAGAGATTATAAAGTAACTAAGGTAAAGTCTAATGTATTGTATTTACTACTTATTCCAGTGGGCCTCGCAATTTTCTCGGTATATAACTTTTACTTTACTGGGGATTTTTTTGCTTTTATTCATATACAATCCGCATGGGGCAGGCATCTTGATAATCCGCTAAATTATTTATTACATGGGTTATTTAGTAATCATGCGGAAGAGTTCTTCTGGGCATTCTTTACTGTGGTTTTTACGGTTCTACTGATAGCAGGAAGTAGTTTAATCAGGCCTTCGTATCTTCTTGTAGGTGTATATTCCATTATTATCCCTCTCTCCTCTGGCATAGCATCCATGCCTCGATACTTTTTGGCAGTATTTCCACTCTATATTATCATGGCTAAACTTACAAAAAATAAATACACTGATATGATACTCACCGCATTACTGATTATTGTCCAGTGCTATTTGATGGCATTATGGGCTATAGGCAGCCCATTTGTAATGTAGTATATCGACGGGTTAATAATGATCATGTCATCGAGAAAAACTGTTTAAGATATTTTATCGTCACTCAAAATTGACCTTTCTCTATATACTTACCTTAACGTACTGTATAAGCAAAATATCACAACTATCACCCTCATTACCACAATCTATATTGCAGTTACCAAACTTACAAACTTAGAGCCCGATGTGCTGATACGTCTGTCTTTGAGGTTTATCTTTATGCCAGAAGAAAGTGGTAATTTGCGTAAGTATCGGAATAAAAATCCGCTGCTTCAGATTTTAATAAAAAAGTTTATTAAAAGTATACATGCGTACATATATTCTTTAGATGTAGATTATATCCTTGATGCTGGGTGTGGAGAAGGGATTATAATGAAAAGCCTCCATGGCCGAAATCTCTGTGGCATAGATATCTCCACAAAGGCAATTGCGTTAGCCAAAGAGATGAACCCTGGCTCAAACGTATTTTGTGGAACATTATATTCGCTGCCTTTTAAAGACGAAAGTTTTGATCTTATTTTATCAATCGAAACTCTCGAACATCTGTATGCACCTGAAAATGCACTCCGGGAACTAAAAAGGGTGACTAAAAAGTATTGCATAGTTAGTGTACCTAACGAGCCATTTTTTTGTATGATGAACCTTCTACGGGGGAAAAATATCTCCCGGCTTGGTAATGATGTTGAACATCTTCAGAAATGGGGTCGTACCGATTTGTGTCGTCTTATCGAGCCTTATTTTGAGATCGTCGATGTAAAAACGCCGTTCCCTTGGATCGTTGTGTTATGCAAGAAAAAATAAATGTGTTCTTGGCTTATCTATACTTATTCATGGTTTCTTATTCATGTTTTATTATCCAGTATTTTCTAGGCATCAAATTTACAATCAGTTCACCAATTAATCCTATCGCAACAAACTGCATCCCGATAATGATCATCAGAATCCCTAGATTAAGCAGAGGTCTGTCGCCTATCCTTATTCCATTTAACCACTGGTATACAAGGAACGTTAAAACTGCGCATCCCGTTATACCAAATATTGAGCCGATACCGCCAAAAAAATGTAGGGGCTTCTGACTATATGACATTAGAAATTTAACTGTGATCAGATCTATAAATCCTCTGACGATCCTTTTTGCGCCATATTTTGACTTACCATGAACCCGCTGCCTATGGTTTACTGATATCTCACCTACTTTGTATCCAGCGATACGGGCAAGGGCAGGGATATACCGGTGTAATTCGCCATAGAGGTTTATAGATTTTACAACGCCGCTCCTATAGCCCTTAAAACCACAGTTAAAATCATGTATTTCGACATTAGTTAACCATCTTGTAAGCAAGTTAAATACGCTCGAAGGTAAAGTCTTTGTCAGAGGGTCCTGTCTTTTTTGTTTCCAACCAGACACCATATCATATTGTTTTAAGGCTTCGATAAACCGCGGTATTTCTTTCGGGTCATCTTGTAAATCTCCGTCCATGGTTATAACGATATTACCCTTAGCTAGGGTAAAACCGCAGGAAAGGGCGGCCGCTTTACCATAATTTTTTTGAAGGGATATTACCTGCAACCCGTTATCTACCGTTTTTATTTCGTCTAGTATATCCTTTGTACTGTCCGTAGATCCATCATCGATAAAAATTATTTCGTAACTGACATCAAGTTCTTGGAGGACCGTTTTTATTTCACCATATAGTTCACGGACACTTCCCTCTTCATTTAGCACAGGTACAATTATAGAAATATATGGCGACTCATGCATGCAGGCTATCCTCTTCATATACTACCCTCTGAATCAATTAAAAATTTTCTGAACACGTCTCCAAGCAATTATTTCAAGATATTAGCGATACTATCATCTTTCCAGAGCAAAATTAAACACATTTAAACCTGCCAGCATAATCCTTTTTGCATCATCTGCGTTCCGAATTTTTCCCATCCACTTCATCCAGTAAGCCGGCCTTAAATAAAACGACTGGTATACTCTCTTCAGGTACTTCTCGATATCTTCGTTGCTCAGATCTGTAAAGTATTGGTTATAGTATCCGGACACGTGTACATTAGAAAGTTTTCTATCGCTGCCGTCTCCTATTTCCGGGTGTTCCCTCATGATAATATCAAATAGTTCGGTGCCAGGATAAGGTGTACAAATCGCCATAGTCACCGTTGTAGGGCAGATTTCCTTAATAAACTTAAGCGTTTCATCAATCGTTTCACGGGTTTCCCCTGGGCATCCTATCATCATATGCGCATGAGTATCAATGCCGGCTTCTTTTAATATTTTGAATGTTTTCTTCGTGTTTTCGACCGTGATGCCCTTCTTGATATTATTTAATATCCTTTGTACTCCGGATTCGACTCCGATCTTGATCGTATGGCATCCGGCTTGTTTCATCAATCGGGCTGTCTCATAATCTATGGTGCCTACACGAGCATTAGCTATCCAGCTTAAATTATACTTACGATTGATTAGCTCCTCACAAAATTTTTTATTTCTATCTTTGAAGAATGTAAATGTTTCATCACGGAAAAATATCTCACGATAACCCTGAGAATGGATGATTTCGATCTCGGAGATGATGTTTCCAGTTGATCTGGATCGGATCTTTTTCCCGTAAAACCTTCCGACTGTACAAAAATTACAGCTACCTGGGCATCCTCTCGAGGTCATCATTGTAGCATACGGCATCTTTCGAACTAGCGGGTGGAAATAATCGATAGATTGCGGTAGTAGTGTCCTGTCTGGAAACGGCAATTCGTCCAAGTTTTCTATAAACGGGCGGGATTCATTAATGATCGGTCTACCATTGTAAGTGTACCCTATGCCTTTTACTGATTTCCACCTATCATCTCCTTGCCCAATCTGTTCGACTAACTCTCTTATCGTAATCTCTGGTTCGTTAATTACTGTGACATCGACTGACTCCTCAGATAGGCAATGTCCAGGCATGAAGGTTGGATGTGATCCGAATATAATCGTTGTCAGCAATGGATTAGCTGATTTTAGTTCTTTTAAAATATCTGCATCTTCATGGAAACTCATAGTTGAAGTAGATATAATCAAGCAGTCATAGTTGCAGATTTTACTTTTTACATATTCAAGTGTTCTTCCTTCCCCGATAGCATCCAGCAGTGTCACCTCATGGCCTGCTGACTTCAATACTGTGGCAATATACAGTAGGTTCAGCGGGGGAGTAGATGCTCCCCCAATTCGCTTACCACTACACCAGCACCCATAGATCAAGTCTCTGACGACATTCTTAATGACCCGGCTTGGCGGGTTTAACACCATCACTCTCATATTCTCTTTGTCCTCCTACATGAAGCCACTCAATAATCATCCCAATTAAGCCCAAAAAATATGTGCTGAGTAGTGCGAAAATGATAGAAAATATCACCGCTATTGTCGGATCAACGCTTGTCAGCAGCATAATATACGATCCTTCGCGAAGTCCCCATCCTCCAATCGTTATCGGCACTAAGCTAATAAGCGTCGCCGCAAAAACCGAAAATACGACCAGATCAAATACTATGTTCTGGTTAAGCGAATATAATATAATATAGGCAATTATATCATAACACAACCATACGCCAATGGTAAGTGCTGA harbors:
- a CDS encoding glycosyltransferase family 4 protein, with amino-acid sequence MGKKIIICCNAYPPNFIGGAELVAHQQAKALVKMGNDVIVFTGDTKTCGERQSLRKEVYDGLTVYRIHLTPQDYNNEFVNFSHPKVDEYFKTLMDDFRPDIVHFHNLIGLSVGIIHIAKQKGAKTVLTLHDHWGFCFKNTIIKRNSTICTDYSRCEECMPIIPGENHENIPIRMRKDFIRLQMHDIDAFISPSNYLASRYIEAGLPREKFNVIWNGIDVERFYRLQKIPCKGRIRFTFIGYFGHHKGINTLIEALGYLKDTNKFFVNLVGSGDQMDLLKRQVATMGLVNTVKFWGRVDNIDDAYRETDVFILPSIWPENQPVTITEAMAGRIPVIASNNGGVSELIDDGVTGYLFKTGDAADLSQKMAEFIKDPGKICNFGENAYAKIVSNTTERQVSKIVELYDRISHHSASVDNRFSIFACCGKRLNSHSLNAIQMLSTDDNDQTFFIVMSSWLQADQIENSKFFWVVGDIQDMSTLDYALSKSIPLLVPADDSTLKGLCRSGNCGLYYEDAFEAVACIELFTTNEPVRAALGYNGKRYVNISKNCI
- a CDS encoding ArnT family glycosyltransferase produces the protein MHSQINRKNLIIVTVLFSIALLIRLFLVSKYLDEWDSVQYALSLHEFNLEIHQPHPPGYPSYVFLATVINWILQNDTLTLNMLSVFSGALSVVFTYLLGKEMYNEKVGIISAIIISLTPAHLVFSIIAMTDIVFLMFLTASVYCLYIGLRSNKLLYIGAFLATYAVGIRPQNFILVAILLIAFLYWKKEIVPIIKSIIFAAIGGLIWFVPASLLSGGVINYLRLARTQIDAIERFVYTVKTIENYFTILLDGWTISILIFAAIVIMAGVIAIRKNVITIKHIEKNSTLLILWIVIASLVYISIYQLYISRYLLPIFAPLSIIFGASIVWLTDNIRYSNIKKIIYVCASIAVIIMAYQALSHAYLLSNITPAPIQACDYIKYNYSPHDTMLVATDSYRHFQYYLPNFNAHYNLPKYANILNKNTSTIVSDIPLSIADPVVVQKYHRSYDIYQKHDNVSLYQTNLYLEPFASTGFYYPEYDGNFFRWMTNDSEIWIYSPTECQGVFCFEIRSINKPRHLFVELNNATVYESIVSPEYSVITIPVNLVPGDNTIKMFSNEDNIRPCDVEGTVSNDDRQLAFAIRGTSFIEANKTLYIDIGKYKYSPCLRTGFSSPEKWSDELDIVWSSGNQSELFIVSTQFLDNSSQTITLTMKCLPFLYDSSNRMIEIYVNNNYVGQISITEGWNQYTVEISREYIVENGYNTITFKYGDTTSPREAGVSDDPRPIAIAWDWVELK
- a CDS encoding transposase; its protein translation is MLEAVDYQRFQYLEKNNKMGRPPQYSRIALLRAIPHMELANLPSVRELVRMLRSDTYKMWILGFDHLPSEARSSFGKISYSSYRIRVFRMDMFKYQ
- a CDS encoding class I SAM-dependent methyltransferase; protein product: MPEESGNLRKYRNKNPLLQILIKKFIKSIHAYIYSLDVDYILDAGCGEGIIMKSLHGRNLCGIDISTKAIALAKEMNPGSNVFCGTLYSLPFKDESFDLILSIETLEHLYAPENALRELKRVTKKYCIVSVPNEPFFCMMNLLRGKNISRLGNDVEHLQKWGRTDLCRLIEPYFEIVDVKTPFPWIVVLCKKK
- a CDS encoding glycosyltransferase family 2 protein; the encoded protein is MKRIACMHESPYISIIVPVLNEEGSVRELYGEIKTVLQELDVSYEIIFIDDGSTDSTKDILDEIKTVDNGLQVISLQKNYGKAAALSCGFTLAKGNIVITMDGDLQDDPKEIPRFIEALKQYDMVSGWKQKRQDPLTKTLPSSVFNLLTRWLTNVEIHDFNCGFKGYRSGVVKSINLYGELHRYIPALARIAGYKVGEISVNHRQRVHGKSKYGAKRIVRGFIDLITVKFLMSYSQKPLHFFGGIGSIFGITGCAVLTFLVYQWLNGIRIGDRPLLNLGILMIIIGMQFVAIGLIGELIVNLMPRKYWIIKHE
- a CDS encoding B12-binding domain-containing radical SAM protein, with translation MRVMVLNPPSRVIKNVVRDLIYGCWCSGKRIGGASTPPLNLLYIATVLKSAGHEVTLLDAIGEGRTLEYVKSKICNYDCLIISTSTMSFHEDADILKELKSANPLLTTIIFGSHPTFMPGHCLSEESVDVTVINEPEITIRELVEQIGQGDDRWKSVKGIGYTYNGRPIINESRPFIENLDELPFPDRTLLPQSIDYFHPLVRKMPYATMMTSRGCPGSCNFCTVGRFYGKKIRSRSTGNIISEIEIIHSQGYREIFFRDETFTFFKDRNKKFCEELINRKYNLSWIANARVGTIDYETARLMKQAGCHTIKIGVESGVQRILNNIKKGITVENTKKTFKILKEAGIDTHAHMMIGCPGETRETIDETLKFIKEICPTTVTMAICTPYPGTELFDIIMREHPEIGDGSDRKLSNVHVSGYYNQYFTDLSNEDIEKYLKRVYQSFYLRPAYWMKWMGKIRNADDAKRIMLAGLNVFNFALER